The following coding sequences lie in one Synergistaceae bacterium genomic window:
- the nifS gene encoding cysteine desulfurase NifS, translating to MSRQVYLDHAATTFTAPEVVAAMTPYFTRSFGNPSSIYSFSEENKRAIAESRQKVADLIGASRDEVFFTGGGTEADNWALKGVAWRNRSKGNHIVTTKIEHHAVLHTAQFLQKNGYDVTFLDVDPEGRVRLDDLENTLTDRTILVSVMFANNEIGTIQPIAEIGSLCRERGVLFHTDAVQVVAHVPINVGEMNIDMLSLSAHKFYGPKGVGALYIRKGVRIENLIHGGGQERGRRATTENVAGIVGLGAAIERTSSRMKESSARIAGLRDMLIEGVMESIPYAKLNGAPSGERLPNNANFSFIGIEGETLLLDLDREGIYASTGSACSSGSLDPSHVLMAIGLSHEQAHGSLRATLGEETTEDDIQYVLSVLPKIVERRRDMSPLWEDFLKTVEGGR from the coding sequence ATGTCAAGACAGGTCTATCTTGATCACGCGGCAACTACGTTCACAGCGCCCGAGGTTGTCGCAGCAATGACTCCGTATTTTACACGATCCTTCGGAAACCCCTCCTCCATCTACTCTTTTTCCGAGGAGAACAAAAGGGCCATAGCGGAGTCGCGGCAAAAGGTAGCGGACCTGATCGGAGCCTCGAGGGACGAGGTATTCTTCACCGGCGGAGGGACAGAGGCCGACAACTGGGCCCTGAAGGGCGTGGCGTGGCGAAACCGCTCCAAGGGCAATCACATCGTCACGACTAAGATCGAGCACCATGCGGTTCTTCACACCGCTCAGTTCCTTCAGAAGAACGGGTACGACGTTACCTTTCTCGATGTCGACCCGGAGGGGCGCGTGAGGCTGGACGATCTTGAAAATACCCTGACCGACCGCACGATCCTGGTCTCGGTCATGTTCGCGAACAACGAGATAGGCACGATACAGCCCATTGCGGAGATAGGTTCTCTGTGCAGGGAGAGAGGAGTCCTTTTCCACACGGATGCGGTCCAGGTCGTAGCACACGTTCCGATCAACGTCGGGGAGATGAACATCGACATGCTGTCCCTGTCGGCTCATAAGTTCTACGGGCCGAAAGGAGTAGGGGCGCTCTACATCCGCAAGGGCGTCAGGATAGAGAACCTCATACACGGAGGGGGGCAGGAGAGGGGAAGACGGGCGACCACTGAAAACGTCGCTGGTATAGTGGGACTGGGCGCCGCGATAGAGCGGACCTCCTCCCGCATGAAGGAGAGCTCCGCCCGCATCGCGGGTCTGAGGGACATGCTGATCGAAGGCGTGATGGAGAGCATCCCGTACGCAAAACTGAACGGCGCCCCTTCGGGGGAACGCCTTCCCAACAACGCGAACTTCAGCTTCATCGGCATAGAGGGCGAGACATTGCTGCTCGACCTGGACCGGGAGGGGATATATGCTTCCACTGGAAGCGCATGCTCGTCCGGCTCTCTCGACCCGTCGCACGTCCTCATGGCGATCGGCCTGTCTCACGAGCAGGCTCATGGTTCTCTTAGGGCTACCTTGGGCGAGGAGACCACCGAGGACGACATACAGTACGTTCTCTCGGTCCTCCCGAAAATCGTCGAAAGGCGCCGCGATATGTCCCCCCTGTGGGAGGACTTCCTTAAGACCGTCGAAGGAGGAAGATAG
- the nifU gene encoding Fe-S cluster assembly scaffold protein NifU, whose product MYSEKVLDHFQNPRNVGEIENPDGVGQAGNPKCGDIMKIYLRVEDEVITDIKFKTFGCASAIASSSMATELVKGRKVDEAWDLTNKAVAEALDGLPPIKMHCSVLAEEAIHAAINDYRKKKGTEPWEDKEYNHDHDHHIETD is encoded by the coding sequence ATGTACAGCGAAAAAGTGCTCGACCACTTTCAGAATCCGCGCAACGTGGGCGAGATAGAGAACCCCGACGGAGTAGGTCAGGCCGGCAACCCTAAGTGCGGTGACATCATGAAAATCTACCTTCGGGTCGAGGACGAAGTGATAACCGACATCAAGTTCAAGACCTTCGGTTGCGCCTCCGCCATAGCCTCGTCCAGCATGGCCACGGAGCTAGTCAAGGGGCGCAAGGTAGACGAGGCATGGGACCTGACGAACAAGGCCGTTGCCGAGGCGCTCGACGGTCTGCCCCCGATCAAGATGCACTGCTCCGTGCTGGCCGAGGAGGCCATACACGCGGCAATAAACGACTATCGCAAGAAAAAGGGAACGGAGCCCTGGGAGGACAAGGAGTACAATCACGACCACGACCACCATATCGAGACCGACTGA